In the Tenuifilum sp. 4138str genome, GATCGTGCAGCTTTGAGTGCCCGGCAAACCTTCCTTTGCTCGATTACATCAGGTTAGGTAAGAGCGAAGTGAATAAAATCATCAGGGCTCGAAAGAACTAATTTGACATAACCAGCCAAACTTAAAAAGATAATGGATAGTAAACTTGTAGTTTCACCATCACCCCATGTGCATAGCGGCGAATCGACCAGCCGACTTATGTTCAACGTGGTATTGGCGCTTATGCCCGCATTTGCGGTTTCACTTTACTACTTTGGCGTAGGTGCCCTAATAGTTACATTACTCTCGGTACTCTCATGTGTTCTGTTTGAATATCTTATTCAAAAGTTCATCCTTAAGGTTCAGCCTACCATTACCGATGGTTCAGCCATTGTTACAGGTTTGCTGCTTGCCTTTAACGTTCCAAGCAACTTGCCCTGGTACATTGTTGTAATTGGTAGCTTATTTGCCATTGGAGTTGCCAAAATGAGCTTTGGTGGGTTGGGAAGCAATCCGTTCAACCCCGCTTTAGCGGCTCGCGTTTTCATGCTGATATCCTTCCCGGTTCAGATGACCAGTTGGCCACTGCCAATTGAATCGCGTTTAAAGTATATCGATGCTATTACAGGCCCAACACCCCTGGCTATACTGAAGGAAGGGTTAAAAAAGGGTGATACCAT is a window encoding:
- a CDS encoding RnfABCDGE type electron transport complex subunit D, giving the protein MDSKLVVSPSPHVHSGESTSRLMFNVVLALMPAFAVSLYYFGVGALIVTLLSVLSCVLFEYLIQKFILKVQPTITDGSAIVTGLLLAFNVPSNLPWYIVVIGSLFAIGVAKMSFGGLGSNPFNPALAARVFMLISFPVQMTSWPLPIESRLKYIDAITGPTPLAILKEGLKKGDTISQIADQIPSHLQLFMGVMGGSLGEISALALLIGFAWLLYKKVITWHIPISIFTTIFVFTGILWLINPELNADPIFHLVTGGVMIGAIYMATDYVTSPMHPKGMLIFGIGIGLLTVIIRVWGAYPEGVSFAILIMNAFVPLINRYVKPKRFGEEVKRNG